One genomic region from Pogoniulus pusillus isolate bPogPus1 chromosome 40, bPogPus1.pri, whole genome shotgun sequence encodes:
- the LOC135191793 gene encoding heat shock protein 30C-like, which yields MLCRMHFMPPMSSSLFPWLGPVRTLWPHPGTIFAELERELRLEMERAREFMSSFEQFLSSSSSSSSASRIGITAERAPPASAALTQGSGEGFSVCQDVKDFAPEQLSVKVVGRKVVLVGQKETQSTDEKGSFSYKYEVLKREWDVPEEVDAEALTCSLTKEGQLRIEAPRLALPAAPERNVPIQMGPAVAQSTASTDDGAERAKA from the coding sequence ATGCTTTGCCGCATGCACTTCATGCCACCCatgtccagctccctcttccCATGGCTGGGACCTGTCCGCACCCTCTGGCCACATCCTGGCACCATCTTCGCTGAGCTGGAGCGGGAGCTGCggctggagatggagagagcCCGGGAGTTCATGAGCAGCTTCGAGCAgttcctgagcagcagcagcagcagcagcagcgccagCCGGATTGGCATCACTGCGGAGCGAGCCCCACCTGCCAGCGCAGCCCTGACCCAGGGCTCCGGGGAGGGCTTCTCCGTCTGCCAGGACGTGAAGGACTTTGCGCCCGAGCAGCTGTCGGTGAAGGTGGTGGGCAGGAaggtggtgctggtggggcAGAAGGAGACGCAGAGCACGGACGAGAAGGGCTCTTTCTCCTACAAGTACGAGGTGCTGAAGCGCGAGTGGGACGTGCCCGAGGAGGTGGACGCCGAGGCCCTGACCTGCTCCCTGACCAAGGAGGGGCAGCTCCGCATCGAGGCTCCCCgactggcactgccagctgccccCGAGAGGAACGTGCCCATCCAGATGGGGCCGGCGGTGGCACAGTCGACAGCCAGCACCGATGACGGAGCCGAACGGGCCAAGGCGTGA
- the LOC135191794 gene encoding heat shock protein beta-11-like — protein sequence MLCRMHLAPFASSSLATQLGTVRTLWPHAETIFTELQQEMERARRFMSSFEQLLSSQVATAMEQAPAASTAPTQGSGEGFSICQDVKNFTPEQLSVKVVGRKVVLVGQKETQNTDEKGSFSYKYEALKREWDVPEEVDAEALTCSLTKEGQLRIEAPRLALPAAPERNVPIQVSPAAPQPGPASEDAGSKAQA from the coding sequence ATGCTTTGCCGAATGCACCTCGCACCCTTTGCCTCCAGCTCCCTGGCCACTCAGCTGGGCACAGTGAGGACCCTCTGGCCGCACGCAGAGACCATCTTCaccgagctgcagcaggagatggagagggcTCGGCGGTTCATGAGCAGCTTCgagcagctcctgagcagccAAGTAGCCACCGCCATGGAGCAAGCCCCAgctgcaagcacagctccaaCCCAGGGCTCCGGGGAGGGCTTCTCCATCTGCCAGGACGTGAAGAACTTCACTCCCGAGCAGCTGTCGGTGAAGGTGGTGGGCAGGAaggtggtgctggtggggcAGAAGGAGACGCAGAACACGGACGAGAAGGGCTCCTTCTCCTACAAGTACGAGGCACTGAAGCGCGAGTGGGACGTGCCCGAGGAGGTGGACGCCGAGGCCCTGACCTGCTCCCTGACCAAGGAGGGGCAGCTCCGCATCGAGGCTCCCCgactggcactgccagctgccccCGAGAGGAATGTGCCCATCCAggtcagccctgcagcccctcagccTGGACCAGCCTCTGAGGATGCCGGCAGCAAAGCCCAGGCGTAA
- the RAB5C gene encoding ras-related protein Rab-5C: MAGRGGAARPNGPAAGNKICQFKLVLLGESAVGKSSLVLRFVKGQFHEYQESTIGAAFLTQTVCLDDTTVKFEIWDTAGQERYHSLAPMYYRGAQAAIVVYDITNTDTFVRAKNWVKELQRQASPNIVIALAGNKADLAPKRAVDFQDAQTYADDNSLLFMETSAKTAMNVNEIFMAIAKKLPKNEPQTAAGGAGRNRVVDLQESSQPSRSQCCSN, from the exons ATGGCAGGTCGAGGTGGAGCTGCTCGACCGAACGGACCAGCTGCTGGCAACAAAATCTGCCAGTTcaagctggtgctgctgggagagtcAGCGGTGGGCAagtccagcctggtgctgcgcTTCGTGAAGGGGCAGTTCCACGAGTACCAGGAGAGCACCATCGGAG CTGCCTTCCTCACACAGACAGTCTGCCTGGATGACACGACGGTCAAGTTTGAGATCTGGGACacggcagggcaggagaggtaCCACAGCCTGGCCCCCATGTACTACCGGGGGGCACAGGCAGCCATCGTGGTCTACGACATCACCAACACA GACACATTTGTACGAGCCAAGAACTGGGTGAAGGAGCTGCAGCGGCAGGCCAGCCCCAACATCGTCATCGCACTCGCAGGGAACAAGGCAGACCTGGCCCCCAAGAGAGCTGTGGACTTCCAG GATGCACAGACGTATGCAGATGACAACAGTTTGCTGTTCATGGAGACCTCTGCCAAGACAGCGATGAATGTGAACGAAATCTTCATGGCAATAG CCAAGAAACTGCCAAAAAACGAGCCGCAGACGGCTGCGGGCGGCGCCGGCAGGAATCGGGTGGTggacctgcaggagagcagccagcccagcaggagccagtGCTGCAGCAACTGA